The following are encoded together in the Leptospira langatensis genome:
- a CDS encoding LIC_11490 family protein — protein MMLYIALALILVGILCFIYVSFQPNSKTESGSSGFSRGNSVPSSKEKKVSQDALASMKKGGRSEMYAQMDQAFAEERKIRPYSQRQKEETFSREPEAFETVSQEEIVTRPLEEERKPEIREIHTKQEETHASPKEEEWSMEGILFLDLSGRLPYESLKEKLRPESLKGFRRMGKGIIREIPGGFRFQASNSEFSYKLSEVEKIIFYDEGFALLPLKREYPTPVFLTKDSEKFKSYLEYTAGT, from the coding sequence ATGATGCTCTATATTGCCTTAGCTCTGATTTTGGTGGGAATTCTCTGCTTTATTTACGTATCATTCCAACCCAATTCCAAAACGGAGTCCGGATCTAGCGGATTTTCCAGAGGGAATTCTGTTCCTTCTTCTAAGGAGAAAAAAGTCTCGCAGGACGCGCTTGCTTCTATGAAGAAGGGCGGGCGCTCCGAGATGTACGCACAAATGGATCAGGCATTTGCGGAAGAGAGAAAGATCCGTCCTTATTCCCAAAGACAGAAAGAAGAAACATTTTCCAGGGAGCCAGAGGCCTTCGAGACGGTTAGCCAAGAAGAGATCGTTACTCGCCCTTTGGAAGAAGAGCGTAAGCCGGAGATCAGAGAAATACATACGAAGCAGGAAGAAACTCATGCTTCTCCTAAGGAAGAAGAATGGTCTATGGAAGGGATCCTCTTCCTGGACCTTTCCGGGAGACTGCCTTATGAATCCTTAAAAGAAAAATTAAGACCGGAAAGCTTGAAAGGTTTTAGGAGAATGGGTAAGGGAATTATTCGAGAGATCCCTGGCGGATTTAGGTTCCAGGCTAGTAATTCTGAGTTCAGTTATAAGTTGAGCGAAGTAGAGAAGATCATATTCTATGATGAGGGATTCGCTCTTCTTCCCTTAAAGCGGGAATATCCTACGCCCGTATTTCTCACGAAAGACAGCGAGAAATTCAAATCGTATTTGGAATATACGGCAGGCACTTAA
- a CDS encoding STAS domain-containing protein, with product MAKLTIQNKHGIVRFENHLLDGYEKVFDEISEQASKAHIQNLTLDLTPTKKITSSGVAKLLTLRNLLDHFGVKFEVVNLQPGLLDVLRKFKVDAMLRIRA from the coding sequence ATGGCTAAATTAACGATACAAAATAAACACGGAATCGTTCGCTTTGAAAACCATCTTTTGGATGGATACGAGAAAGTCTTCGACGAGATCTCCGAACAGGCATCTAAAGCCCATATCCAAAATCTGACTCTGGACCTGACCCCCACTAAGAAGATCACTTCCAGCGGCGTCGCTAAACTTCTCACACTCAGAAACCTTCTAGATCATTTCGGAGTGAAATTCGAAGTGGTGAATCTGCAACCGGGCCTTCTAGACGTTCTCAGAAAATTCAAAGTAGACGCAATGCTTCGCATTCGCGCCTAA
- a CDS encoding DUF4340 domain-containing protein, which produces MKRTLLFGQAIEKIREYPGIGLFLLNLILGILLLLVRDPFGKFQNTYANADPFFEIDPERIQTIISGRKGQESVLNRDLDGWTVRLGKDTKAPGDKARIEELIHTCLSMRRFTLLSDSNSHPSPLEEFGLDGDEPVLEFKDVSGNSLGKILLGARAPKASGTYVMDEKNRIWLVKENLKLVTGAGKQDFFISRNLIPDFPSRELVLEVSVTSASRNEGFVLLADGENWIVKVSGQEIQANPEEVETFIQAIKKLNADEVLLDRTEEIRPLPPKQNFKIEIKTSTDHYTIHPIGVTKLGSFIFQKKDLEYKLVLDPWNLEPILQKDLSEFTTRTLPTNKGF; this is translated from the coding sequence ATGAAACGAACTCTCTTGTTCGGACAAGCAATAGAAAAGATCAGAGAATATCCCGGGATCGGGTTATTCTTACTCAACCTGATCTTAGGAATACTTCTGCTCTTAGTAAGGGATCCGTTCGGAAAATTCCAGAATACATATGCGAATGCGGATCCATTCTTTGAGATCGATCCCGAAAGGATCCAAACCATTATCAGCGGAAGAAAGGGCCAAGAGAGCGTTCTCAATCGGGATCTGGATGGATGGACAGTGCGTTTGGGTAAGGATACCAAGGCTCCCGGAGACAAGGCAAGGATAGAAGAACTGATCCACACCTGTCTTTCCATGAGAAGGTTCACTCTATTGTCGGATTCCAATTCTCATCCTTCTCCTTTGGAGGAATTCGGATTAGATGGAGACGAACCTGTGCTGGAATTCAAGGACGTTTCCGGAAATTCCCTTGGAAAGATCCTACTTGGAGCGAGAGCTCCTAAGGCATCCGGAACTTATGTAATGGACGAAAAAAACCGCATCTGGCTAGTTAAAGAAAACTTAAAATTGGTCACAGGCGCCGGAAAGCAGGACTTCTTTATCAGCCGAAATTTAATCCCTGACTTTCCGTCCAGAGAACTCGTATTGGAAGTATCAGTTACAAGCGCGTCCAGAAACGAAGGTTTTGTTTTGCTCGCAGACGGAGAGAATTGGATCGTCAAAGTCTCCGGCCAAGAGATCCAAGCAAACCCGGAAGAAGTAGAAACATTCATCCAAGCCATTAAGAAATTGAATGCAGACGAAGTCCTACTGGATAGAACCGAAGAGATCCGTCCCCTTCCCCCTAAACAGAATTTTAAAATAGAGATCAAGACAAGCACGGATCATTATACGATACATCCGATCGGAGTCACAAAACTAGGCAGCTTTATTTTTCAGAAGAAGGATCTAGAATACAAATTGGTTTTGGATCCTTGGAATCTAGAGCCGATCTTGCAAAAAGACCTCTCCGAATTTACGACCCGCACTCTCCCTACAAATAAGGGCTTTTAA
- a CDS encoding ABC transporter ATP-binding protein: MASLQVTDLSKTYSGKIAISHLNFEIPKNRITGLLGPNGAGKTTALRILTGFIRPDNGSVSLDGVSLERDPIFVKQRLGYLPESAPVYPDMSASEYLDFIGQARGLDPTALKKRKKEVLELCDLKQQLHSPASILSKGYKQRLALAGALLHDPELIILDEPSSGLDPIQIQHFRNIIRTLAKDKILLLSTHILSEVEEICDHVLVLHKGSLIADLPVTELKRGNFILLTAKTDLTTLERIFEKKDIKVRLLSRSEEGSEFQLESPNLSPEEIFEMVRAASFPVLEFKIAKRSLENVFQELVSN, encoded by the coding sequence GTGGCTTCTCTCCAAGTTACGGATCTTTCCAAAACCTATTCGGGAAAGATCGCTATTTCCCATCTCAATTTTGAAATTCCAAAAAACAGGATCACGGGCCTACTCGGACCAAACGGTGCCGGAAAGACCACTGCTCTTAGGATCCTAACGGGTTTCATTCGACCGGACAATGGCTCCGTATCCTTGGACGGGGTTTCTCTCGAAAGAGACCCCATCTTCGTTAAGCAAAGATTAGGCTATCTTCCGGAATCTGCCCCTGTCTATCCGGACATGAGCGCTTCCGAGTATTTGGATTTTATAGGCCAAGCAAGAGGTTTGGATCCTACTGCTCTCAAAAAAAGAAAGAAAGAAGTATTGGAGCTTTGCGATCTTAAGCAACAACTGCATTCTCCTGCAAGCATTCTCTCCAAAGGCTATAAACAGAGACTCGCTTTAGCTGGGGCCTTATTGCATGATCCGGAGCTCATTATCTTGGACGAGCCCAGTTCCGGGCTAGATCCCATACAGATCCAACATTTCCGGAATATCATTCGTACATTAGCAAAAGATAAAATTCTTCTTCTATCCACTCATATTCTTTCCGAGGTGGAAGAGATCTGTGATCATGTTCTTGTACTGCATAAAGGGAGCCTGATCGCTGACCTTCCCGTTACCGAGCTGAAGCGAGGGAATTTTATCCTTCTTACCGCAAAAACCGATTTAACAACACTAGAAAGGATCTTTGAGAAGAAGGACATAAAGGTACGACTTCTTTCTCGATCAGAAGAAGGATCCGAATTCCAATTGGAATCTCCCAACTTGTCTCCCGAGGAGATCTTTGAGATGGTGCGTGCCGCGTCCTTTCCCGTCTTAGAATTTAAGATCGCGAAACGCTCCTTAGAAAATGTGTTTCAGGAGCTTGTTTCCAACTAA
- a CDS encoding chemotaxis protein CheX: protein MQIRAELVNPFLEAATIVFRDILQTDLIRGKIGIKDTAETTLELAIIIGVLGTFNGEVVYGLNYDAAYKIAKKLMPGMSDDDIKNEYKDILGEIANMTTGNAMNIFATAGQSIEITAPNIVDAKNETIKIPKKQALGISLFSKFGKLEVNVSLT, encoded by the coding sequence ATGCAAATCCGCGCCGAATTAGTGAATCCGTTCTTGGAAGCGGCTACCATCGTTTTCCGAGACATACTGCAAACAGATTTGATCCGCGGTAAGATCGGGATCAAGGACACAGCCGAAACCACTCTGGAACTCGCGATCATCATCGGGGTTCTAGGAACTTTCAATGGCGAAGTAGTGTACGGTCTGAACTATGACGCGGCCTATAAGATCGCGAAAAAACTCATGCCCGGTATGAGCGACGACGATATCAAGAACGAATATAAGGATATACTAGGAGAGATCGCGAACATGACTACAGGTAACGCGATGAATATCTTCGCGACCGCAGGTCAGTCGATCGAGATCACTGCGCCGAATATCGTTGATGCAAAGAATGAAACGATTAAGATCCCTAAAAAGCAGGCGCTTGGGATCAGCCTATTTTCCAAATTCGGAAAATTGGAAGTAAACGTTTCCTTAACTTAA
- a CDS encoding class I SAM-dependent DNA methyltransferase, with protein MDRNTRNQGNKSRIISQIPKKRPYSAFAAVYDRVMRQAPYSDWASMILEGYQIGTGNFPPRSIFDMGCGTCKIWAFLPLESELWGIDDSHEMLQIADSKLIRGNRIQGSLLSFPPLPQTFDLVFSVHDTLNYFLQEEEIARIFAQTSAILSENGIFFFDVSTDRNFQKNFQGKTLKETHGDTKLVWENEYDPKSSILKTSLQFTSPEISGVEEHFHRAYPLEVWQSLLKEGGFEILGIGSDYSSWKVSSRANYWNFLCKKNSK; from the coding sequence ATGGATAGGAATACTCGAAACCAGGGGAATAAATCAAGAATTATTTCTCAAATCCCCAAAAAAAGGCCTTATAGCGCATTTGCGGCCGTTTATGACCGGGTCATGAGGCAGGCCCCGTACTCTGATTGGGCCTCCATGATCCTGGAAGGATACCAGATTGGGACGGGGAATTTTCCTCCTCGTAGTATCTTCGACATGGGTTGCGGCACTTGCAAGATCTGGGCTTTTCTTCCTTTAGAGTCGGAACTCTGGGGCATCGACGACTCTCATGAAATGCTTCAAATCGCCGATTCTAAGCTAATTAGAGGCAATCGGATCCAGGGAAGCCTACTCTCCTTCCCCCCTTTACCACAAACCTTTGACCTGGTTTTTTCCGTCCACGATACCCTGAATTATTTCCTACAAGAAGAAGAGATCGCGAGGATTTTTGCCCAAACTTCGGCGATTCTTTCCGAGAACGGGATCTTCTTCTTTGATGTTAGCACTGACCGGAATTTTCAAAAAAATTTTCAGGGGAAGACTCTCAAGGAGACCCATGGAGACACAAAACTGGTCTGGGAAAATGAATATGATCCTAAATCGAGCATCCTAAAGACCAGCTTGCAATTCACGAGCCCAGAGATCTCGGGAGTGGAAGAGCATTTTCATCGGGCCTATCCGTTGGAGGTCTGGCAATCCCTTCTGAAAGAGGGAGGCTTTGAGATCCTTGGCATCGGATCCGATTACTCTTCCTGGAAGGTATCCTCTAGGGCGAATTATTGGAACTTCCTCTGCAAAAAAAATTCTAAGTAA
- a CDS encoding ABC transporter permease subunit, giving the protein MLSRNLLHSCSNIASVFRKEWSAYFNTQIGYLFTIFYLFLSSFLFFYGLGEESFWERKVAGMEEYFIWTPLLFTVFIPALTMRLWSEEKRSGTLELLFTLPLGKSEITFGKFLAAWAFLGFVLSLTLPIPFSIWALSDLDLGIVFAGYLGCYLLGGAYLSLGTLLSSLGKDQISSYILTLFVCLFFFLLGTQPVLKFLGGGFAGLASFLSLGSHFESFRLGLVDGGDAFYFLSFILANLFSNVFLLRRDYP; this is encoded by the coding sequence ATGCTTTCTAGAAACCTTCTTCACTCCTGCTCGAACATAGCATCCGTCTTCCGAAAAGAATGGTCTGCTTATTTCAATACTCAGATCGGGTACTTGTTTACGATCTTTTATCTTTTCCTTTCTTCCTTTCTATTCTTCTACGGATTAGGAGAGGAATCCTTCTGGGAAAGAAAAGTCGCCGGAATGGAAGAATATTTTATCTGGACCCCTCTTCTATTCACAGTATTCATCCCAGCTCTCACCATGAGGCTTTGGTCCGAAGAGAAAAGATCCGGAACCTTGGAGTTACTCTTTACCCTACCCTTAGGGAAATCTGAGATCACATTCGGAAAATTCCTGGCTGCCTGGGCCTTTTTAGGATTTGTCCTATCTCTCACCTTACCCATTCCATTCTCTATCTGGGCCCTAAGCGATCTGGATCTAGGGATCGTATTTGCAGGATATCTAGGCTGTTATCTTTTAGGAGGAGCCTACTTGAGCCTAGGAACTCTACTCTCTTCTCTGGGAAAGGACCAGATCAGTTCCTATATTCTTACTCTATTCGTCTGTTTGTTTTTCTTTCTCTTAGGAACCCAACCAGTACTGAAATTTCTAGGCGGAGGATTCGCAGGCCTTGCCTCCTTTCTTTCCCTAGGTTCCCATTTCGAATCCTTTCGATTGGGGCTAGTCGATGGTGGGGATGCATTCTATTTCCTCAGCTTTATTCTCGCGAACCTATTCTCGAACGTATTCCTCCTCCGGAGGGATTATCCGTGA
- a CDS encoding tetratricopeptide repeat protein, translated as MKRSLTFVFLLTFFSFGNIDADFPLPFPERADLSEGTQASNAEAISPTASLNSPIETSNQENSSGTAAASRKSSSSAVISGNASDQTTNSGSGPDTSSSTEMATAGPERTSPSSERKIGEEKKSVAKEKKTRLPNLSEKKEKKNGKKKDAQDPSQAAFDRGLLRLRNGQKDAAKEEFSKAATTEGSASAQAKLELAKLEDQKAPEAEAAGAEDDSRWKTSLETARSLRAQGKNSEAESILLRVATEGSGEFRSRALLQLGDMLFRSGRYSDARGYLMDFWNRFGKTFPNAEDQNSREFKRQREEKELGAYLLFKTSYKAGEGEWAKKFLRKYLEKTVSESEGVYSPLRSEMETLAKSNL; from the coding sequence ATGAAACGATCTCTAACTTTCGTATTTCTCTTAACGTTCTTTTCTTTCGGGAATATTGATGCGGATTTTCCACTTCCTTTTCCGGAGAGAGCCGATCTCTCGGAGGGAACACAAGCCTCGAATGCGGAAGCTATAAGTCCTACTGCATCTTTAAATTCGCCAATAGAAACTTCTAACCAAGAAAATTCTTCCGGAACTGCCGCTGCCTCTCGAAAGTCTAGCTCATCTGCGGTTATAAGCGGAAACGCTTCCGATCAAACTACAAATTCAGGCTCGGGTCCGGACACTTCCAGTTCTACTGAAATGGCCACTGCTGGCCCAGAACGTACGTCTCCTTCTTCTGAAAGAAAAATAGGAGAAGAGAAGAAGTCTGTCGCAAAAGAGAAGAAGACCCGGCTTCCCAATCTTTCCGAAAAGAAGGAAAAGAAAAACGGCAAGAAGAAGGATGCACAGGATCCGAGTCAGGCCGCATTTGACAGAGGACTCCTACGTTTACGGAACGGGCAAAAGGACGCCGCCAAAGAGGAATTCAGTAAGGCTGCGACCACAGAGGGGAGCGCAAGCGCCCAAGCAAAATTAGAATTAGCTAAATTAGAAGATCAGAAAGCTCCGGAGGCGGAGGCTGCGGGAGCGGAAGACGATTCCAGATGGAAAACCTCTCTGGAAACAGCAAGATCCTTAAGGGCCCAAGGAAAGAATTCCGAGGCAGAATCCATTCTCTTAAGAGTCGCCACAGAAGGGAGCGGTGAATTCAGATCCAGAGCTCTCCTGCAATTAGGGGACATGCTATTTCGTTCCGGCCGTTACAGCGATGCCAGAGGTTATTTAATGGATTTCTGGAATCGCTTTGGAAAGACTTTCCCGAATGCGGAAGATCAAAACTCCAGGGAATTCAAGAGACAGAGAGAGGAAAAAGAACTGGGCGCCTATTTGCTTTTTAAGACCAGCTACAAAGCCGGAGAAGGGGAATGGGCTAAGAAATTCTTACGAAAATATCTAGAAAAGACCGTTTCCGAATCGGAGGGAGTGTATTCCCCCCTTCGTTCTGAAATGGAAACTCTCGCAAAGAGTAATCTTTAA
- the lmtA gene encoding lipid A Kdo2 1-phosphate O-methyltransferase, protein MALIEELDKQGNFLFRWRSYIPGFILLLCLYSLKDFKFLNDSYETNLYYVAFCFAVSLLGLAARCFVIGYAPARTSGRNTKEQVADLVNQEGIYSLVRHPLYLGNFLMYLGPVLYFRDVPLTLVFCLFFAIYYERIMFAEEKFLRDKFGNDYLSWANQIPAFLPKFSGYVKPKLGFSFRNILKREYPSLFGIVVIFVLFDFGANFLNGFFSWQEPWEAITEPQIWAFGAGAAFYAIIRVLVKTTKLLQVEGR, encoded by the coding sequence ATGGCACTGATAGAAGAGCTGGATAAACAAGGAAATTTTCTATTTCGTTGGAGATCCTATATCCCCGGTTTCATTCTGCTTCTTTGCTTATATTCCTTAAAAGATTTTAAATTCCTAAACGATTCTTACGAAACGAATTTATACTATGTGGCTTTCTGCTTTGCAGTAAGCCTACTAGGCCTCGCAGCGCGCTGCTTCGTGATCGGTTATGCGCCTGCCCGTACTTCCGGAAGAAATACAAAGGAACAAGTCGCCGACTTGGTCAACCAAGAAGGGATCTACTCCTTGGTCCGCCATCCGCTCTATTTGGGAAATTTCCTCATGTATCTCGGCCCTGTTCTCTATTTCAGGGACGTGCCTCTAACTCTTGTATTTTGCTTATTCTTCGCGATCTATTATGAAAGAATAATGTTTGCAGAGGAGAAATTCCTAAGAGATAAATTCGGGAATGATTACCTCTCCTGGGCCAATCAGATCCCTGCTTTCCTGCCGAAATTCTCCGGATACGTAAAACCGAAATTAGGTTTCTCTTTCCGTAATATCCTAAAAAGAGAATATCCTAGTCTCTTCGGGATCGTTGTCATCTTCGTGTTATTCGATTTCGGAGCGAATTTTCTGAACGGATTCTTCTCTTGGCAGGAACCATGGGAGGCGATCACCGAGCCTCAGATCTGGGCGTTTGGAGCGGGAGCAGCTTTCTACGCGATCATTCGAGTCTTAGTCAAGACCACTAAGCTATTGCAGGTCGAAGGAAGATAA
- a CDS encoding GldG family protein, whose product MRELLEPLFRIANRPWFLFLNGIVLFFLLNGIVSSFRCKADLSRSGRFQITESTKKVLSDLDSTLYIDAFYSSEIPGEYKSRLELTKGLLKEIAAVGKENVSLRFHDPDHSEEDSRKALELGLEPQILQRTSRDSASVKQAFLGIVLTLGHKTEVLSLAFFTEELEYQILNALQKMQRQDKDSGIAILRTKGSLSLQENHSPKDRIGIFFHQVLPREYGPISEIDPETDEIPEGIDLLLWAGSGPLSNQAAWRIDQFLMKGGSLLLLAKSMEFQTGKKGGGFGLLNGELSAGLAGKDPESEELIRLLEHYGIRINSDIILDPDDSLPMGSIIEIEPGILGKYPYPPWIVSERKTNTLDPDSPFTKSQESLLLPWSSSLTLLPEKQKAVKLQALAKSGPDAEARTEPISLGEKQILSAPIRANGGPFILSALAEGKFSSYFVDRKNLIPKGSSNGLLETKPDRVSKILVFGSPYLVSDLLAFPEFVEILKNSNIPFLLNSIDLLRGETDLIQARSKQSAILKMKPLSFGWETAISLFHLLGIPALLSLYAFRRIRKRNRQVL is encoded by the coding sequence GTGAGAGAACTATTAGAGCCTCTATTCAGGATAGCGAATCGCCCTTGGTTCCTTTTTCTAAACGGGATCGTATTATTTTTTCTTTTGAATGGGATCGTTTCTTCCTTTAGATGCAAAGCGGATCTATCTCGTTCCGGTAGATTTCAGATCACGGAAAGCACGAAGAAGGTCTTGAGCGATCTGGATTCGACCTTGTACATAGACGCGTTCTATTCTTCGGAGATCCCGGGCGAATACAAATCCAGATTAGAACTCACGAAAGGCCTTTTGAAAGAGATCGCAGCCGTGGGAAAAGAAAACGTATCTCTTAGATTTCATGATCCGGATCATTCGGAAGAAGATTCCAGAAAGGCCCTCGAATTAGGATTAGAACCCCAGATCCTACAAAGAACCTCCCGGGATTCCGCCTCGGTCAAGCAAGCGTTCCTAGGAATCGTTTTAACCCTCGGTCATAAGACAGAAGTACTTTCGTTAGCTTTCTTTACCGAAGAACTAGAATACCAAATATTAAACGCATTACAAAAAATGCAAAGACAGGACAAGGATTCCGGGATCGCGATTTTGAGAACGAAAGGATCCCTATCTCTCCAGGAGAATCATTCTCCCAAGGATAGGATCGGGATTTTTTTCCATCAGGTTTTACCAAGAGAATATGGACCCATTTCAGAGATCGATCCGGAGACAGATGAAATTCCCGAAGGAATCGACCTTCTTCTTTGGGCGGGTTCCGGACCCTTATCCAACCAAGCCGCATGGAGGATAGACCAATTCTTGATGAAAGGAGGAAGTCTTCTTCTTCTTGCCAAGAGTATGGAGTTCCAGACTGGAAAGAAGGGAGGAGGATTTGGGCTCTTGAACGGCGAATTATCGGCAGGGCTCGCCGGTAAGGACCCAGAATCGGAGGAACTCATCCGACTTTTAGAACATTATGGAATTCGGATCAACTCTGATATCATATTAGATCCGGATGATTCCCTTCCTATGGGTTCTATCATTGAGATCGAACCTGGAATTTTAGGAAAGTACCCTTATCCTCCTTGGATCGTCTCGGAAAGAAAAACGAACACATTGGATCCGGACAGCCCATTTACCAAGAGCCAAGAAAGTCTTCTACTGCCTTGGTCCTCTAGTCTTACTCTTCTTCCGGAAAAACAAAAAGCCGTAAAATTACAGGCTTTAGCAAAAAGCGGCCCCGATGCGGAAGCAAGGACAGAACCGATCTCTCTCGGAGAAAAGCAGATCCTTTCCGCTCCCATTCGCGCCAACGGAGGCCCCTTTATTCTTTCCGCATTGGCAGAAGGAAAATTCAGTTCCTATTTCGTGGATCGAAAGAATTTGATCCCGAAAGGATCCTCAAACGGATTATTGGAAACCAAACCGGATCGAGTTTCCAAGATACTGGTCTTCGGCTCCCCATACCTAGTCTCTGATCTTTTGGCGTTCCCTGAATTCGTAGAAATTTTAAAGAATTCAAATATTCCGTTTTTATTAAATTCTATAGACCTACTCAGAGGCGAAACGGATCTCATCCAGGCGAGATCCAAACAGTCAGCCATCTTAAAAATGAAACCTCTCTCGTTCGGTTGGGAAACTGCGATCAGCCTTTTTCATCTTTTAGGGATCCCGGCCTTACTCTCTCTCTATGCGTTCCGAAGAATTCGCAAAAGAAATAGGCAGGTTCTATGA